The Herbiconiux sp. A18JL235 region GTCTTGCACAGCGTCCAGATGTTGTAGAACGGGATGATCGCGGCCCAGCCGTGCAGGCCGGCCTTGGTGAACATCGCCCACTGGCCGGCGATGGTGAGCACCACGACGACGAGGCTGAACACCCCCGTGATGGGGTCGAGCTGGTACCCGTAGTTCCAGACGAAGCTGTCGTTGTCGGCGAGCACGGATGCGAGCATGGATCCCCCCTGGATGACCTGACGTTCTGCCGAGGGAAATAGTATTCGGTCATGGACAGCCTCGAGGTGATCGCCGCGCGCGAGGTGCCCCTCGGCGGTCCGCGCGCCATGACGGTCTACCGCACCCTGCCCAGCAGAGAGCGCACGACCATCGGGGCCTGGTGCTTCATCGACCACTACGGGCCGTCGCGGGTGACCGAGACCGGGGGCATGGTCGTGCCGCCGCATCCGCACACCGGGCTGCAGACCGTGAGCTGGCTGTTCGCCGGCGAGATCGAGCACCGCGACTCGGTGGGCAGTCACGCCTTCGTGCGGCCGGGCACCCTCAACCTCATGACCGCCGGGCACGGCATCTCGCACTCCGAGGTGTCGACGGCGGCCACGACGACGCTGCACGGGGTGCAGCTCTGGGTCGCACTGCCCGACGCCTCGCGCGACGTCGCACCGTTCTTCGAGAGCATCGATGCGGCCACGACGACGATCGGCGACTCCACGGTGAGCGTGTTCGTGGGCTCGCTCGGCGACGCCTCCGTCGCGGCCACCACGTTCTCGCCGCTCGTCGCCGCCGAGATCCTGCTGCCGGCCGGCGGGCGCACGGAGCTGCCGCTCGACGCCGCCTTCGAGCACGGCGTGCTCGTCGACGCCGGCCCGGTCGAGGTCGACGGCGAGTCGTTCGACCGCACAGAGCTGGTCTACCTGGGCGAGGGCCGCGCATCCGTGTCGCTGGAGGCGGGCGAGCATCCGGTGCGCCTCGTGCTCATCGGTGGCACGCCGTTCGGCGAGCGGCTGCTCATGTGGTGGAACTTCGTGGGGCGCACCCATGAGGAGGTCGTCGGCTTCCGCGACGAGTGGCAGCGCGAGTCGGGCTTCGAGGGTACCTCGGATGCCGCGGCTCGCCGCTTCGGAGCCACCG contains the following coding sequences:
- a CDS encoding pirin family protein, with amino-acid sequence MDSLEVIAAREVPLGGPRAMTVYRTLPSRERTTIGAWCFIDHYGPSRVTETGGMVVPPHPHTGLQTVSWLFAGEIEHRDSVGSHAFVRPGTLNLMTAGHGISHSEVSTAATTTLHGVQLWVALPDASRDVAPFFESIDAATTTIGDSTVSVFVGSLGDASVAATTFSPLVAAEILLPAGGRTELPLDAAFEHGVLVDAGPVEVDGESFDRTELVYLGEGRASVSLEAGEHPVRLVLIGGTPFGERLLMWWNFVGRTHEEVVGFRDEWQRESGFEGTSDAAARRFGATDHHYTGKPLPAPVLPGVRLQPRR